In Phragmitibacter flavus, a genomic segment contains:
- the cheB gene encoding chemotaxis-specific protein-glutamate methyltransferase CheB, whose translation MKIISVMIVEDSRVVREFLECIIERDPRLKVVASVGTGEEALRVIRHAVPDVISMDIRLPGMNGLELTKRIMTEQPTPIVVVSSEVEDEELKISMNALRAGALAVVQKPVGVSHADYEKVAQSLCTRLAIMSEVRVIRQRVSLRSEAVDVSLSAGLVKRMEDRVMVRRPAILGLVASTGGPSALVKVLNDLMANFPVPVVLVQHITPGFMRGFVKWLNEVVAQEVLEAEEGQRMEAGKVYVAPAECHLAMSERGVLRLDGSAMVSMQKPSGTVLFRSMAKVYGAEACGVLLTGMGEDGALGMRDIHEAGGLTIAEHASTAVVYGMPAAAVELGAVSEVLPLTQIGGRLNEVFGMKGSMT comes from the coding sequence CTCGCGCGTGGTGCGGGAGTTTCTTGAATGCATCATTGAACGCGACCCACGCTTGAAGGTGGTGGCTTCGGTGGGGACGGGTGAAGAGGCGTTGAGGGTGATCCGCCACGCGGTGCCGGATGTGATTTCGATGGATATCCGGCTGCCGGGGATGAACGGGCTGGAGTTGACGAAGCGAATCATGACGGAGCAGCCGACCCCGATTGTGGTGGTGTCATCGGAGGTGGAAGATGAGGAGTTGAAAATTTCGATGAACGCGTTGCGGGCGGGGGCGCTGGCGGTGGTGCAGAAGCCGGTGGGGGTGTCGCATGCGGATTATGAAAAGGTGGCGCAGAGTCTATGCACGCGGCTGGCGATCATGAGCGAGGTGAGGGTGATCCGGCAGCGGGTCTCGCTTAGGTCGGAGGCGGTGGATGTGTCGTTGTCGGCGGGGTTGGTGAAGCGGATGGAGGATCGGGTGATGGTGAGGCGTCCGGCGATTTTGGGTCTGGTGGCGTCGACGGGAGGGCCGAGTGCGCTGGTGAAGGTGTTGAATGATTTGATGGCGAATTTTCCGGTGCCGGTGGTGTTGGTGCAGCACATCACGCCGGGGTTCATGCGGGGTTTTGTGAAGTGGTTGAATGAGGTGGTGGCGCAGGAGGTTTTGGAGGCGGAGGAGGGTCAGCGCATGGAGGCGGGGAAGGTGTATGTGGCACCGGCGGAATGTCATCTGGCGATGTCGGAGCGCGGAGTATTGCGGCTGGATGGGTCGGCGATGGTGTCGATGCAAAAGCCGTCGGGAACGGTGTTGTTCCGGTCGATGGCGAAGGTTTATGGCGCTGAGGCGTGCGGGGTTTTGCTGACGGGGATGGGCGAGGATGGGGCGCTGGGGATGAGGGACATTCACGAGGCGGGTGGATTAACGATTGCGGAGCACGCTTCGACGGCGGTGGTGTATGGGATGCCGGCGGCGGCGGTGGAGCTGGGGGCGGTTTCTGAGGTGTTGCCGTTGACACAGATTGGTGGTCGGCTGAATGAGGTGTTTGGAATGAAGGGGTCGATGACATGA
- a CDS encoding response regulator, with product MSGLGISHIMLVEDSPTQATRMRYVLEAEGWRVTWVMSPQEAFVKLAEDKPDLVLLDFYLPGMRGDEVCRRIRRNIDTRNLPVVMLTSEDTSDAELRGLDSGADDFIAKSVDPELLIARLRNFLGRVSKQSEILTDAVASFRSPRLLAIDDSRTFLARLRIELESEGYEVETTDDPQHGVDRISKGGFDGVLVDLMMPRMDGFEVCRHIDVLRKQMEAPPVTVILTGRESKEDQTRALEAGADDFIGKSSDVSVLKGRIRALLRRKFFELENRRILDELRQKELVAVRERAAKEAAEARASLVEELEKTAAELRRSESALQQANEAKDRFLAVLSHELRTPLTPVLATVSMRQDDARLPQELRDELSMIKRNVELEARLIDDLLDLTRITSGKLEIRCAAVDMRGLVEHAMAICQAPDASAAAPISFEFEAKDRFAWGDASRLTQIVWNLLRNAVKFTPVDGRIEVRCFNEGGEDGEIVVEVKDTGIGIEPELLPEIFNAFEQGGRKVTREYGGLGLGLAISEAIAEAHEGKLTAQSAGKNHGATFRLALPVYRGDQIAEAGTAGSERFEQSDNKGKVSAEGLRILLVEDHGDTAKALTMLLKRRGHTVNAVDTVGEAGKVAGEGEFDLLISDLSLPDGTGYEVFEKVMEQQKIPAIALSGFGMEEDVQRSKSAGFVDHLTKPVSIAALAAAIERLFPVR from the coding sequence ATGAGCGGACTGGGCATTTCACATATCATGCTGGTGGAGGATTCTCCGACGCAGGCGACGCGCATGCGTTACGTGCTGGAGGCGGAGGGCTGGCGGGTGACGTGGGTGATGTCGCCGCAGGAGGCTTTTGTGAAGCTGGCGGAGGACAAGCCTGACTTGGTGCTGCTGGATTTTTATCTGCCGGGGATGCGCGGGGATGAGGTTTGTCGACGAATTCGAAGGAACATTGACACGCGGAATTTGCCGGTGGTGATGCTGACTTCGGAGGATACTTCGGATGCGGAGTTGCGGGGGCTGGACAGCGGGGCGGATGACTTCATTGCGAAGTCGGTGGACCCGGAGTTGTTGATTGCGCGGTTGCGGAATTTCCTGGGTCGGGTGAGCAAGCAGTCGGAGATTTTGACGGATGCGGTGGCGTCGTTTCGTTCGCCGCGGTTGCTGGCGATTGATGACAGCCGGACGTTTCTTGCGAGGTTGCGGATTGAGCTGGAGAGCGAGGGTTATGAGGTGGAGACGACGGATGATCCGCAGCATGGGGTGGACCGGATTTCCAAGGGGGGATTTGACGGGGTGTTGGTGGATCTGATGATGCCGCGCATGGACGGATTTGAGGTTTGTCGACACATCGATGTGTTGAGGAAGCAGATGGAAGCGCCGCCGGTGACGGTGATTTTGACGGGTCGGGAATCGAAGGAGGACCAGACGCGGGCGCTGGAGGCAGGGGCGGATGATTTTATTGGGAAGTCGAGTGATGTGTCGGTGTTGAAGGGGCGCATCCGGGCGTTGTTGAGGCGGAAGTTTTTTGAGTTGGAGAACCGGCGGATTCTGGATGAGCTGAGGCAGAAGGAACTGGTGGCGGTGCGGGAACGGGCGGCAAAGGAGGCGGCGGAGGCGCGGGCGAGTTTGGTGGAGGAGTTGGAGAAAACGGCGGCAGAGTTGAGGAGGTCGGAATCGGCTTTGCAGCAGGCGAACGAAGCGAAGGACCGGTTTCTGGCGGTGTTGTCGCATGAGTTAAGGACGCCGTTGACGCCGGTGCTGGCGACGGTGTCAATGCGTCAGGATGACGCCCGATTGCCGCAGGAGTTGCGCGATGAGCTGTCGATGATCAAACGCAATGTGGAGCTGGAGGCAAGGTTGATTGATGATCTTTTGGATCTGACGCGGATCACGAGTGGCAAGCTGGAGATTCGTTGTGCGGCGGTGGACATGCGGGGGTTGGTGGAGCATGCGATGGCGATCTGCCAGGCACCGGATGCGAGCGCGGCGGCACCGATTTCATTTGAGTTTGAGGCGAAGGATCGGTTTGCGTGGGGCGATGCTTCGAGGCTGACCCAGATTGTTTGGAATCTATTGCGCAATGCGGTGAAGTTCACGCCGGTGGATGGTCGGATTGAAGTGCGGTGTTTTAATGAGGGGGGTGAGGATGGAGAGATTGTGGTGGAGGTGAAGGATACGGGGATTGGCATTGAGCCGGAGTTGTTGCCGGAGATTTTTAATGCGTTTGAGCAAGGGGGGCGAAAGGTGACTCGGGAGTATGGCGGGCTGGGGCTTGGGCTGGCGATCAGCGAGGCGATTGCGGAGGCGCATGAAGGGAAGCTGACGGCGCAGAGTGCGGGGAAAAATCATGGCGCGACTTTTCGGCTGGCGTTGCCGGTGTATCGGGGGGACCAAATTGCTGAGGCGGGAACAGCGGGGAGTGAGAGATTTGAGCAGTCAGATAACAAGGGGAAGGTGAGTGCGGAAGGACTGCGGATTTTGTTGGTGGAGGATCATGGGGACACGGCGAAGGCGTTGACGATGCTACTGAAGCGGCGCGGGCACACGGTGAATGCAGTAGACACGGTGGGAGAGGCGGGGAAAGTGGCGGGCGAGGGGGAATTTGATTTGTTGATCAGCGATTTAAGTTTGCCGGATGGGACGGGTTATGAAGTGTTTGAAAAGGTGATGGAGCAGCAGAAGATTCCGGCGATTGCGTTGAGCGGGTTTGGGATGGAGGAGGATGTGCAACGCTCGAAGAGTGCGGGGTTTGTCGATCATTTGACGAAGCCGGTGAGCATTGCGGCGCTGGCGGCGGCGATTGAGCGGTTGTTTCCGGTGAGGTGA